In Apis mellifera strain DH4 linkage group LG3, Amel_HAv3.1, whole genome shotgun sequence, one DNA window encodes the following:
- the LOC409255 gene encoding active breakpoint cluster region-related protein isoform X2, with translation MSVFGDFQRVWVQRFPDSALPAAWEEDVRANLVKHKQKVTALREELEKEEFYVEYLERLLADVERHKQLANSNIITSPDKQQPIESQNQHSCQAAENNLTNSTSTSRIQHVESSISSLPASEDISKFQDKCVTELSSTLNTCKRPKSEIPRCPDKVPELRRNSDPDVPSNYVTVIEVTGSSKKDKNEESLKEEDEKDLENAINEDGEDGDAEVSEEEPYYDSVALDQTGEYVYIDARVPPVGNNNGSRAPPRRPPSLPDSPGNQSNYVNIDYFIQHRVADSEDEEGASPAPILLRALSTDNETGSSDAEPLSLSEGSLESPTPTTPRRQEKSKEREDDRTSMIKCIVNSVVESETIYVECLNVMLQYMKAIRATLTTSQPVISEDEFGTMFYKIPELHALHQTFLDGLRKKLEKWDIKTTIGEQFKIMASNIGLYGAFLHNYARATDTVRRCSAHSTQFGEITRDIRLRGFPKGPGLSLEDLLHKPVARVQKNALVLHDLLKHTSVNHADHAPLSEALAMTRNFLDEFNIIQTKSMFPSHDRAQRRLVKNSFVVELSDGHRKLRHLFLFNDVIACAKYKASGRDKFTFELKWYVPVAEAAVTEDGVEPRETSPANVVALRSQACTVRDQILWEERNDEKRIRLGGRGSEKNRKKLAELEAQLVLASPNLVLRVAHKSQHRVQNSYTFFLSSEFERSQWVEAVEALQQVMRSHMYLDKSKGGQPPGPLPLSMYELQAWVTACRTYLQTDMGSYLLRSGRDESLLLGDLHLTLLGLTPPGLDRVGDLYIIVEVDSYGHYFKRARSRVARGQAPTWGETFVVELEGSQNVRILLYEECGTRSVLRGKCIQKLSRSWLQSDQIERSLNLGPATLDVALRFVPSEVTLRRVPSAKPQGLFGAKIQQVCKREKRDVPFIITACVREVERRGVGEVGLYRVSGSASDLTKLRKSFESNSYEAEQLLKEVDVHSVTGVLKLYLREMPEALFTDALYPAFLEAFQTGELSKGAALRRVYESLPAVNKAVIDFLLAHLIRVNKHEAQNKMSLHNLATVFGPTLLRPDAYATEQSITLVERFLLIHRSVSCFLRVSLEIELAATYAVM, from the exons ATGAGTGTTTTTGGAGATTTTCAGCGTGTCTGGGTACAAAGATTCCCGGACAGCGCCTTGCCGGCGGCCTGGGAAGAGGATGTCAGGGCCAATCTAGTCAAGCATAAACAGAAg GTAACTGCTTTGAGAGAAGaacttgaaaaagaagaattttatgtagaatatttagaaagatTATTGGCAGATGTTGAGCGTCATAAGCAATTGgcaaatagtaatattataacatctCCTGATAAACAGCAACCTATAGAATCTCAAAATCAGCATAGTTGTCAAGCAGCAGAgaataatttaactaattCTACAAGCACATCTCGTATTCAACATGTGGAATCATcaatttcttcccttcctGCATCTGAAGATATAAGTAAATTTCAGGACAAGTGTGTAACTGAATTAAGTTCTACTCTTAATACATGCAAAAGACCCAAAAGTGAAATACCTAGGTGTCCTGATAAAGTGCCTGAGCTTAGAAGAAACAGTGATCCAGATGTGCCAAGTAATTATGTCACTGTAATTGAAGTGACAGGAAGctcaaaaaaagataaaaatgaagaatctcTCAAAGAGGAAGATGAAAAAg atttagaaAATGCAATTAATGAAGATGGAGAGGATGGTGATGCAGAAGTATCAGAGGAAGAACCTTATTATGATTCTGTAGCTTTAGATCAAACAggagaatatgtatatattgatgCACGTGTTCCACCTGTTGGAAATAATAATGGCAGTAGAGCACCACCAAGGAGACCACCCTCTTTACCAGATTCACCAGGGAATCAAAGCAATTATGTCaacattgattattttataca ACACAGAGTTGCAGATAGTGAAGATGAAGAAGGTGCAAGTCCTGCACCAATTTTATTACGTGCTCTTAGCACTGATAATGAAACTGGTAGTAGTGATGCAGAACCTTTAAGTTTAAGTGAGGGTAGTTTAGAATCACCAACACCAACTACACCTCGCCGACAGGAGAAAAGCAAAGAACGTGAAGATGATAGAACATCTATGATTAAATGTATTGTAAACTCAGTAGTGGAGAGTGAAACTATTTATGTTGAATGTTTAAACGTTATGTTACAa tacatGAAAGCTATCAGAGCGACGTTAACAACATCTCAACCTGTTATTTCTGAAGATGAATTTGGtacaatgttttataaaattcctgAATTACATGCATTGCATCAAACATTTTTGGATGgtcttagaaaaaaattagaaaaatgggATATTAAAACTACTATAGGTGAACAATTTAAA ataatggCTAGCAATATAGGATTATATGGAgcttttttacataattatgcTCGTGCTACTGATACTGTACGAAGATGTTCTGCACATTCCACTCAATTCGGTGAAATTACAAGAGACATAAGACTCAGAGGATTTCCAAAAGGACCGGGTTTATCTCTTGAAGATCTCTTGCATAAACCAGTAGCTCGTGTACAAAAAAATGCATTAGTATTGCAT GATCTTCTTAAGCACACATCAGTGAATCATGCAGATCATGCACCACTTTCAGAAGCTCTTGCTATGACTAGAAATTTTCTAgacgaatttaatataattcaaacaaAATCAATGTTTccg agtcATGATAGAGCACAAAGAAGATTGGTAAAAAATTCGTTTGTGGTAGAACTTTCTGATGGTCATAGAAAATTAagacatctttttcttttcaatgatGTAATTGCATGTGCAAAATATAAAGCTTCTGGCAgagataaatttacatttgaattgaaatgGTATGTACCAGTGGCAGAAGCGGCAGTGACAGAAGATGGTGTAGAGCCACGTGAAACTAGTCCAGCTAATGTTGTAGCTTTGag atCACAAGCATGTACAGTACGTGATCAGATTTTATGGGAAGAACGAAATGATGAGAAACGAATTAGACTTGGTGGTAGAGgttcagaaaaaaatagaaagaaacttGCTGAGCTTGAGGCTCAATTAGTATTAGCATCTCCAAATTTAGTATTACGCGTTGCGCATAAAAGTCAGCATCGAGTACAAAATTCGTATACATTCTTTCTATCCAGTGAATTTGAACGTTCTCAATGGGTTGAAGCAGTGGAGGCATTGCAACAGGTAATGCGTTCCCATATGTACCTAGATAAGTCAAAG ggTGGACAACCACCAGGGCCGCTCCCTTTATCAATGTATGAATTACAAGCATGGGTTACAGCCTGTCGTACTTATCTTCAAACAGATATGGgaagttatttattaagatcaGGACGTGATGAAAGTTTATTACTAGGCGATCTTCATTTAACTTTACTTGGCTTGACACCACCAGGTTTAGATAGAGTTGGAGATCTTTATATCATTGTTGAAGTTGATAGTTATGGACACTATTTTAAACGAGCAAGAAGTCGAGTTGCGAGAGGTCAAGCTCCAACGTGGg gtgAAACATTTGTTGTGGAATTAGAAGGAAGTCAAAATGTTAGAATTCTATTATATGAAGAATGTGGAACACGTTCTGTATTACGTGGCaaatgtatacaaaaattgagTAGATCTTGGCTTCAATCAGATCAAATAGAAAGATCATTAAATTTAGGTCCAGCTACATTAGATGTGGCTCTTCGTTTTGTTCCAAGTGAAGTGACATTAAGACGCGTACCATCGGCTAAACCTCAAGGTCTATTTGGAGCTAAAATTCAACAAGTGTGCAA acgTGAAAAACGTGATGTTCCTTTTATTATAACAGCATGTGTTAGAGAagtggaaaggagaggagTTGGTGAAGTTGGATTATATCGTGTTTCTGGTTCAGCTTCAGATTTAACAAAATTGCGTAAATCTTTTGAAAGCAATTCATATGAAGCAGAACAATTACTTAAAGAG gTTGATGTTCATTCTGTAACGGgtgtattgaaattatatcttcGTGAAATGCCAGAAGCTCTCTTCACAGATGCTCTTTATCCAGCATTCTTAGAAGCATTTCAAACTGGCGAGTTATCAAAAGGTGCTGCTCTTAGAAGAGTATATGAAAGTCTACCAGCCGTGAATAAAGCAGTCATTGACTTTCTACTTGCTCATTTGATACGAGTTAATAAACACGAGGCTCAAAATAAAATGTCCTTGCACAACTTAGCGACGGTGTTCGGACCGACGCTTCTACGTCCTG ATGCATATGCAACAGAACAATCAATCACTCTAGTCGAGAGATTCTTGTTGATACATCGTAGCGTCAGCTGCTTTTTGCGAGTCTCATTGGAAATTGAACTCGCAGCAACTTACGCTGTAATGTAA
- the LOC409255 gene encoding active breakpoint cluster region-related protein isoform X1, translating into MSVFGDFQRVWVQRFPDSALPAAWEEDVRANLVKHKQKVTALREELEKEEFYVEYLERLLADVERHKQLANSNIITSPDKQQPIESQNQHSCQAAENNLTNSTSTSRIQHVESSISSLPASEDISKFQDKCVTELSSTLNTCKRPKSEIPRCPDKVPELRRNSDPDVPSNYVTVIEVTGSSKKDKNEESLKEEDEKDLENAINEDGEDGDAEVSEEEPYYDSVALDQTGEYVYIDARVPPVGNNNGSRAPPRRPPSLPDSPGNQSNYVNIDYFIQHRVADSEDEEGASPAPILLRALSTDNETGSSDAEPLSLSEGSLESPTPTTPRRQEKSKEREDDRTSMIKCIVNSVVESETIYVECLNVMLQYMKAIRATLTTSQPVISEDEFGTMFYKIPELHALHQTFLDGLRKKLEKWDIKTTIGEQFKIMASNIGLYGAFLHNYARATDTVRRCSAHSTQFGEITRDIRLRGFPKGPGLSLEDLLHKPVARVQKNALVLHDLLKHTSVNHADHAPLSEALAMTRNFLDEFNIIQTKSMFPSHDRAQRRLVKNSFVVELSDGHRKLRHLFLFNDVIACAKYKASGRDKFTFELKWYVPVAEAAVTEDGVEPRETSPANVVALRSQACTVRDQILWEERNDEKRIRLGGRGSEKNRKKLAELEAQLVLASPNLVLRVAHKSQHRVQNSYTFFLSSEFERSQWVEAVEALQQVMRSHMYLDKSKGGQPPGPLPLSMYELQAWVTACRTYLQTDMGSYLLRSGRDESLLLGDLHLTLLGLTPPGLDRVGDLYIIVEVDSYGHYFKRARSRVARGQAPTWGETFVVELEGSQNVRILLYEECGTRSVLRGKCIQKLSRSWLQSDQIERSLNLGPATLDVALRFVPSEVTLRRVPSAKPQGLFGAKIQQVCKREKRDVPFIITACVREVERRGVGEVGLYRVSGSASDLTKLRKSFESNSYEAEQLLKEVDVHSVTGVLKLYLREMPEALFTDALYPAFLEAFQTGELSKGAALRRVYESLPAVNKAVIDFLLAHLIRVNKHEAQNKMSLHNLATVFGPTLLRPGTNSRSDVKSRDPLAAGTVDVMAQAGILYCFLQMHMQQNNQSL; encoded by the exons ATGAGTGTTTTTGGAGATTTTCAGCGTGTCTGGGTACAAAGATTCCCGGACAGCGCCTTGCCGGCGGCCTGGGAAGAGGATGTCAGGGCCAATCTAGTCAAGCATAAACAGAAg GTAACTGCTTTGAGAGAAGaacttgaaaaagaagaattttatgtagaatatttagaaagatTATTGGCAGATGTTGAGCGTCATAAGCAATTGgcaaatagtaatattataacatctCCTGATAAACAGCAACCTATAGAATCTCAAAATCAGCATAGTTGTCAAGCAGCAGAgaataatttaactaattCTACAAGCACATCTCGTATTCAACATGTGGAATCATcaatttcttcccttcctGCATCTGAAGATATAAGTAAATTTCAGGACAAGTGTGTAACTGAATTAAGTTCTACTCTTAATACATGCAAAAGACCCAAAAGTGAAATACCTAGGTGTCCTGATAAAGTGCCTGAGCTTAGAAGAAACAGTGATCCAGATGTGCCAAGTAATTATGTCACTGTAATTGAAGTGACAGGAAGctcaaaaaaagataaaaatgaagaatctcTCAAAGAGGAAGATGAAAAAg atttagaaAATGCAATTAATGAAGATGGAGAGGATGGTGATGCAGAAGTATCAGAGGAAGAACCTTATTATGATTCTGTAGCTTTAGATCAAACAggagaatatgtatatattgatgCACGTGTTCCACCTGTTGGAAATAATAATGGCAGTAGAGCACCACCAAGGAGACCACCCTCTTTACCAGATTCACCAGGGAATCAAAGCAATTATGTCaacattgattattttataca ACACAGAGTTGCAGATAGTGAAGATGAAGAAGGTGCAAGTCCTGCACCAATTTTATTACGTGCTCTTAGCACTGATAATGAAACTGGTAGTAGTGATGCAGAACCTTTAAGTTTAAGTGAGGGTAGTTTAGAATCACCAACACCAACTACACCTCGCCGACAGGAGAAAAGCAAAGAACGTGAAGATGATAGAACATCTATGATTAAATGTATTGTAAACTCAGTAGTGGAGAGTGAAACTATTTATGTTGAATGTTTAAACGTTATGTTACAa tacatGAAAGCTATCAGAGCGACGTTAACAACATCTCAACCTGTTATTTCTGAAGATGAATTTGGtacaatgttttataaaattcctgAATTACATGCATTGCATCAAACATTTTTGGATGgtcttagaaaaaaattagaaaaatgggATATTAAAACTACTATAGGTGAACAATTTAAA ataatggCTAGCAATATAGGATTATATGGAgcttttttacataattatgcTCGTGCTACTGATACTGTACGAAGATGTTCTGCACATTCCACTCAATTCGGTGAAATTACAAGAGACATAAGACTCAGAGGATTTCCAAAAGGACCGGGTTTATCTCTTGAAGATCTCTTGCATAAACCAGTAGCTCGTGTACAAAAAAATGCATTAGTATTGCAT GATCTTCTTAAGCACACATCAGTGAATCATGCAGATCATGCACCACTTTCAGAAGCTCTTGCTATGACTAGAAATTTTCTAgacgaatttaatataattcaaacaaAATCAATGTTTccg agtcATGATAGAGCACAAAGAAGATTGGTAAAAAATTCGTTTGTGGTAGAACTTTCTGATGGTCATAGAAAATTAagacatctttttcttttcaatgatGTAATTGCATGTGCAAAATATAAAGCTTCTGGCAgagataaatttacatttgaattgaaatgGTATGTACCAGTGGCAGAAGCGGCAGTGACAGAAGATGGTGTAGAGCCACGTGAAACTAGTCCAGCTAATGTTGTAGCTTTGag atCACAAGCATGTACAGTACGTGATCAGATTTTATGGGAAGAACGAAATGATGAGAAACGAATTAGACTTGGTGGTAGAGgttcagaaaaaaatagaaagaaacttGCTGAGCTTGAGGCTCAATTAGTATTAGCATCTCCAAATTTAGTATTACGCGTTGCGCATAAAAGTCAGCATCGAGTACAAAATTCGTATACATTCTTTCTATCCAGTGAATTTGAACGTTCTCAATGGGTTGAAGCAGTGGAGGCATTGCAACAGGTAATGCGTTCCCATATGTACCTAGATAAGTCAAAG ggTGGACAACCACCAGGGCCGCTCCCTTTATCAATGTATGAATTACAAGCATGGGTTACAGCCTGTCGTACTTATCTTCAAACAGATATGGgaagttatttattaagatcaGGACGTGATGAAAGTTTATTACTAGGCGATCTTCATTTAACTTTACTTGGCTTGACACCACCAGGTTTAGATAGAGTTGGAGATCTTTATATCATTGTTGAAGTTGATAGTTATGGACACTATTTTAAACGAGCAAGAAGTCGAGTTGCGAGAGGTCAAGCTCCAACGTGGg gtgAAACATTTGTTGTGGAATTAGAAGGAAGTCAAAATGTTAGAATTCTATTATATGAAGAATGTGGAACACGTTCTGTATTACGTGGCaaatgtatacaaaaattgagTAGATCTTGGCTTCAATCAGATCAAATAGAAAGATCATTAAATTTAGGTCCAGCTACATTAGATGTGGCTCTTCGTTTTGTTCCAAGTGAAGTGACATTAAGACGCGTACCATCGGCTAAACCTCAAGGTCTATTTGGAGCTAAAATTCAACAAGTGTGCAA acgTGAAAAACGTGATGTTCCTTTTATTATAACAGCATGTGTTAGAGAagtggaaaggagaggagTTGGTGAAGTTGGATTATATCGTGTTTCTGGTTCAGCTTCAGATTTAACAAAATTGCGTAAATCTTTTGAAAGCAATTCATATGAAGCAGAACAATTACTTAAAGAG gTTGATGTTCATTCTGTAACGGgtgtattgaaattatatcttcGTGAAATGCCAGAAGCTCTCTTCACAGATGCTCTTTATCCAGCATTCTTAGAAGCATTTCAAACTGGCGAGTTATCAAAAGGTGCTGCTCTTAGAAGAGTATATGAAAGTCTACCAGCCGTGAATAAAGCAGTCATTGACTTTCTACTTGCTCATTTGATACGAGTTAATAAACACGAGGCTCAAAATAAAATGTCCTTGCACAACTTAGCGACGGTGTTCGGACCGACGCTTCTACGTCCTGGTACGAATTCGCGATCTGATGTAAAAAGTCGGGATCCTTTAGCTGCAGGGACCGTAGACGTAATGGCACAGGCCGGTATACTTTATTGTTTTTTGCAGATGCATATGCAACAGAACAATCAATCACTCTAG
- the LOC409255 gene encoding active breakpoint cluster region-related protein isoform X3 — protein MSVFGDFQRVWVQRFPDSALPAAWEEDVRANLVKHKQKVTALREELEKEEFYVEYLERLLADVERHKQLANSNIITSPDKQQPIESQNQHSCQAAENNLTNSTSTSRIQHVESSISSLPASEDISKFQDKCVTELSSTLNTCKRPKSEIPRCPDKVPELRRNSDPDVPSNYVTVIEVTGSSKKDKNEESLKEEDEKDLENAINEDGEDGDAEVSEEEPYYDSVALDQTGEYVYIDARVPPVGNNNGSRAPPRRPPSLPDSPGNQSNYVNIDYFIQHRVADSEDEEGASPAPILLRALSTDNETGSSDAEPLSLSEGSLESPTPTTPRRQEKSKEREDDRTSMIKCIVNSVVESETIYVECLNVMLQYMKAIRATLTTSQPVISEDEFGTMFYKIPELHALHQTFLDGLRKKLEKWDIKTTIGEQFKIMASNIGLYGAFLHNYARATDTVRRCSAHSTQFGEITRDIRLRGFPKGPGLSLEDLLHKPVARVQKNALVLHDLLKHTSVNHADHAPLSEALAMTRNFLDEFNIIQTKSMFPSHDRAQRRLVKNSFVVELSDGHRKLRHLFLFNDVIACAKYKASGRDKFTFELKWYVPVAEAAVTEDGVEPRETSPANVVALRSQACTVRDQILWEERNDEKRIRLGGRGSEKNRKKLAELEAQLVLASPNLVLRVAHKSQHRVQNSYTFFLSSEFERSQWVEAVEALQQGGQPPGPLPLSMYELQAWVTACRTYLQTDMGSYLLRSGRDESLLLGDLHLTLLGLTPPGLDRVGDLYIIVEVDSYGHYFKRARSRVARGQAPTWGETFVVELEGSQNVRILLYEECGTRSVLRGKCIQKLSRSWLQSDQIERSLNLGPATLDVALRFVPSEVTLRRVPSAKPQGLFGAKIQQVCKREKRDVPFIITACVREVERRGVGEVGLYRVSGSASDLTKLRKSFESNSYEAEQLLKEVDVHSVTGVLKLYLREMPEALFTDALYPAFLEAFQTGELSKGAALRRVYESLPAVNKAVIDFLLAHLIRVNKHEAQNKMSLHNLATVFGPTLLRPGTNSRSDVKSRDPLAAGTVDVMAQAGILYCFLQMHMQQNNQSL, from the exons ATGAGTGTTTTTGGAGATTTTCAGCGTGTCTGGGTACAAAGATTCCCGGACAGCGCCTTGCCGGCGGCCTGGGAAGAGGATGTCAGGGCCAATCTAGTCAAGCATAAACAGAAg GTAACTGCTTTGAGAGAAGaacttgaaaaagaagaattttatgtagaatatttagaaagatTATTGGCAGATGTTGAGCGTCATAAGCAATTGgcaaatagtaatattataacatctCCTGATAAACAGCAACCTATAGAATCTCAAAATCAGCATAGTTGTCAAGCAGCAGAgaataatttaactaattCTACAAGCACATCTCGTATTCAACATGTGGAATCATcaatttcttcccttcctGCATCTGAAGATATAAGTAAATTTCAGGACAAGTGTGTAACTGAATTAAGTTCTACTCTTAATACATGCAAAAGACCCAAAAGTGAAATACCTAGGTGTCCTGATAAAGTGCCTGAGCTTAGAAGAAACAGTGATCCAGATGTGCCAAGTAATTATGTCACTGTAATTGAAGTGACAGGAAGctcaaaaaaagataaaaatgaagaatctcTCAAAGAGGAAGATGAAAAAg atttagaaAATGCAATTAATGAAGATGGAGAGGATGGTGATGCAGAAGTATCAGAGGAAGAACCTTATTATGATTCTGTAGCTTTAGATCAAACAggagaatatgtatatattgatgCACGTGTTCCACCTGTTGGAAATAATAATGGCAGTAGAGCACCACCAAGGAGACCACCCTCTTTACCAGATTCACCAGGGAATCAAAGCAATTATGTCaacattgattattttataca ACACAGAGTTGCAGATAGTGAAGATGAAGAAGGTGCAAGTCCTGCACCAATTTTATTACGTGCTCTTAGCACTGATAATGAAACTGGTAGTAGTGATGCAGAACCTTTAAGTTTAAGTGAGGGTAGTTTAGAATCACCAACACCAACTACACCTCGCCGACAGGAGAAAAGCAAAGAACGTGAAGATGATAGAACATCTATGATTAAATGTATTGTAAACTCAGTAGTGGAGAGTGAAACTATTTATGTTGAATGTTTAAACGTTATGTTACAa tacatGAAAGCTATCAGAGCGACGTTAACAACATCTCAACCTGTTATTTCTGAAGATGAATTTGGtacaatgttttataaaattcctgAATTACATGCATTGCATCAAACATTTTTGGATGgtcttagaaaaaaattagaaaaatgggATATTAAAACTACTATAGGTGAACAATTTAAA ataatggCTAGCAATATAGGATTATATGGAgcttttttacataattatgcTCGTGCTACTGATACTGTACGAAGATGTTCTGCACATTCCACTCAATTCGGTGAAATTACAAGAGACATAAGACTCAGAGGATTTCCAAAAGGACCGGGTTTATCTCTTGAAGATCTCTTGCATAAACCAGTAGCTCGTGTACAAAAAAATGCATTAGTATTGCAT GATCTTCTTAAGCACACATCAGTGAATCATGCAGATCATGCACCACTTTCAGAAGCTCTTGCTATGACTAGAAATTTTCTAgacgaatttaatataattcaaacaaAATCAATGTTTccg agtcATGATAGAGCACAAAGAAGATTGGTAAAAAATTCGTTTGTGGTAGAACTTTCTGATGGTCATAGAAAATTAagacatctttttcttttcaatgatGTAATTGCATGTGCAAAATATAAAGCTTCTGGCAgagataaatttacatttgaattgaaatgGTATGTACCAGTGGCAGAAGCGGCAGTGACAGAAGATGGTGTAGAGCCACGTGAAACTAGTCCAGCTAATGTTGTAGCTTTGag atCACAAGCATGTACAGTACGTGATCAGATTTTATGGGAAGAACGAAATGATGAGAAACGAATTAGACTTGGTGGTAGAGgttcagaaaaaaatagaaagaaacttGCTGAGCTTGAGGCTCAATTAGTATTAGCATCTCCAAATTTAGTATTACGCGTTGCGCATAAAAGTCAGCATCGAGTACAAAATTCGTATACATTCTTTCTATCCAGTGAATTTGAACGTTCTCAATGGGTTGAAGCAGTGGAGGCATTGCAACAG ggTGGACAACCACCAGGGCCGCTCCCTTTATCAATGTATGAATTACAAGCATGGGTTACAGCCTGTCGTACTTATCTTCAAACAGATATGGgaagttatttattaagatcaGGACGTGATGAAAGTTTATTACTAGGCGATCTTCATTTAACTTTACTTGGCTTGACACCACCAGGTTTAGATAGAGTTGGAGATCTTTATATCATTGTTGAAGTTGATAGTTATGGACACTATTTTAAACGAGCAAGAAGTCGAGTTGCGAGAGGTCAAGCTCCAACGTGGg gtgAAACATTTGTTGTGGAATTAGAAGGAAGTCAAAATGTTAGAATTCTATTATATGAAGAATGTGGAACACGTTCTGTATTACGTGGCaaatgtatacaaaaattgagTAGATCTTGGCTTCAATCAGATCAAATAGAAAGATCATTAAATTTAGGTCCAGCTACATTAGATGTGGCTCTTCGTTTTGTTCCAAGTGAAGTGACATTAAGACGCGTACCATCGGCTAAACCTCAAGGTCTATTTGGAGCTAAAATTCAACAAGTGTGCAA acgTGAAAAACGTGATGTTCCTTTTATTATAACAGCATGTGTTAGAGAagtggaaaggagaggagTTGGTGAAGTTGGATTATATCGTGTTTCTGGTTCAGCTTCAGATTTAACAAAATTGCGTAAATCTTTTGAAAGCAATTCATATGAAGCAGAACAATTACTTAAAGAG gTTGATGTTCATTCTGTAACGGgtgtattgaaattatatcttcGTGAAATGCCAGAAGCTCTCTTCACAGATGCTCTTTATCCAGCATTCTTAGAAGCATTTCAAACTGGCGAGTTATCAAAAGGTGCTGCTCTTAGAAGAGTATATGAAAGTCTACCAGCCGTGAATAAAGCAGTCATTGACTTTCTACTTGCTCATTTGATACGAGTTAATAAACACGAGGCTCAAAATAAAATGTCCTTGCACAACTTAGCGACGGTGTTCGGACCGACGCTTCTACGTCCTGGTACGAATTCGCGATCTGATGTAAAAAGTCGGGATCCTTTAGCTGCAGGGACCGTAGACGTAATGGCACAGGCCGGTATACTTTATTGTTTTTTGCAGATGCATATGCAACAGAACAATCAATCACTCTAG